GATGTCGCAGTACGATCCCCTGTCCGTGAAGAGCTCGCTTCGATTCGCGACTCTCTCGAGAAGCAAAACTATAGCGTACAATTTTTCATGGCATCGCACGCTAGCCTCGAGAAAGCGTGGAGCAGATACGCTGAACTTTCTATGGCATCAGCTTCGAAAGCCGGTGGCATCGATATTTCCGGTGAAGCACTCGAAGAAATCGCCGAGAAAGTACACTCAATCAAAGATGTTGCACATGTTGTAGAAGAAGTCACCAGTGAAAGCAAGACTCACAAGCTATCACACATGCTTGAGATTATTTTAGGCGGTGCTATCGCTATCAAAGCATCCGACATTCACATCGAACCCGAAGAAGATCATGTGCGTTTGCGCTTCCGACTCGATGGTGTGCTCGAAGACATACTGACATTCCCTCACGATACGAATAAACTTTTAAATTCACGCATCAAACTTATCTCGGGACTTAAGCTCACAATGAAAAGTATTGCTCAAGACGGACGCTTCAGTATATTTATGAAAGACGGCACTGAGATAAGTATGCGTGTGTCGATCATTCCTGGTGCGTATGGTGAGTCAGTCGTCATGCGTATTTTGGATCCGAAATCTATCCAAGTAAAACTCGAAGACATGGGTATAGCCAAACGACTCTTTGAGCTCATGGATCGTGAAATCAAAAAACCAAACGGATTGATACTCTTAACAGGCCCGACTGGTTCCGGCAAAACGACGACACTCTATGCTTTCCTACGCCGGATATATTCTGCTGAAATAAAAATCATCACTATCGAAGATCCTATCGAATATCACCTGCCTGGTATTACACAGACACAAGTCGAGAATAATTATTCGTTCCTCGATGGCTTGCGTGCTGCACTCCGCCAAGACCCAGACGTCATCATGGTCGGCGAAATCCGAGACGCTGAAACAGCAAAAATTGCCGTTGAATCAGCATTGACCGGGCATTTGGTCTTCTCAACACTCCATACGAATAACGCTGGCGGTGTTATTCCTCGATTGATCGATCTTGAAGTCAATCCTAAAATTATGGCAGCGGCACTAAGGCTTTCTATCGCACAGCGACTCGTACGCAAGCTCTGTCCTGTCTGCAAGAAAGAACATGTCCCGACAGAAAGTGAATCCACAAAAATTAAAAGTATTCTAACGGCAGCAGTCGCTAATGGCAAAAACCTCACTGAGTATGGCATTGATCCAAATGCACCGATCAAGCTCTGGGATCCTGTGGGTTGTGACAAATGTAATACGACAGGTTACAAAGGACGTATGGGTATCTACGAAGCCATTTATACTGATGAAGCAGTTGAAAAAATAATTCCTCTTAATCCAAGCGAACGAGAAATCAAAGCTGCCGCACTTTCCCAAGGCACACTCGATATGAAAGAAGACGGTATCGTCAAAGTACTTTTGGGTATCACTTCCTATGATGAAGTCAAAAGTGTCGTTGATCTCGACGAGGAGTAAGAAACAACTAGAAAAATTGATAGTGGATATTAAAAAAATAAGCACTTCTCGCCCCGTAGCCAAAATATATGCATTCGATATATTTTGTGGTTCGGGGTGGTTGATTTGGATGAAGAGTGATTGCTTTGATTATATATTTAAAGAGTACGAATATTTTTGTACTCAAAAATTCCTCGAGTTCACGCCGCCGCACTCGCTAGCCTCTTGAAATATATAATCAAAGCAAAAAGGGATGGTTTGGGGAAAAATAAAACACAATTATTTTTGCAGCGAGGACTGTTTGAATCCAATTGTAATTGGATGAGTTCCGCAACAAGAAAATAATTGTGTTTTATTTTTTACTTACATTAATATACAAAAGAAAAAACATGAATCTCTAAACAATCCTTATAACGCTAGGCGCCATAAGTAACACAAGTTTGAAGGATGGCCCCAGCGCTCTTAATAAATTAAGTGCCAAAGCGTCCTACGCACAAGCATAGAGATAAATCTGATTGCTTAGAGATTCATGTCCTCTCAAGGTTTCTATTCAAAGTATACCGTGGTTACAAGTACCACCAAGCCTTATTTCTAAAGGTTTTGTGGAAATGCTGTGGAAAAATAAAAATCACTGGAGTTTCTAAATCTCCTTGATTTATATGGGTAATGGTATACTTGGGAGGTCTTATTAACCTAAAAGGTTTTCACTGAGGAGAGTATAGCATATATAAACTTTATGTCAAGCGATTCGAAACAACCAATCAAGTCCGATGATCACTACCTCGACACAACCCTTCGACCAAATACGTGGGATGAATACATCGGGCAAAATCACATCAAAGAAAATTTACAGATATTACTCCGTGCGGCGCATGAACGAAGTCATACTGCCGAACATATTTTATTTTACGGACCACCGGGTCTCGGTAAAACCACCCTTGCGCACCTGATCGCCAAAGAAACAGGCAGACAAATGAAAACAACATCAGGTCCTGCAATCGAAAAAGTTGGCGACCTTGCATCAATACTCACCAATCTCTCACCAGGCGATATACTTTTTATTGACGAGATTCATAGACTCAACAAAATGATCGAGGAAGTCCTCTACCCCGCCATGGAGTCAGGCATTCTCGATATTATCATCGGCAAAGGTCCTTCTGCACGAACCATCCAACTCGATTTGCCACCATTTACCCTCATCGCTGCAACAACACGCGTCGCACTACTCTCTGCCCCTCTTCGCTCGAGATTCTCAGGTGGCACCTTCCGCCTCGAGTTCTACACTGAGCAAGAAATAACCGAAATTGTGAAGCGTTCTGCAAGCATCTTGGGAGTTACGATCGATGAAGAAGCCATCGGAGAAATTGCCAAGCGTAGCCGCTTTACACCACGTACAGCCAACTATTTCTTGAAGCGCTGCCGCGACTATGCACAAGTCCACAAGAAAGATTTGGATAAAAAGACTGTGTTCTTGGCATTATCGCTCCTCGGTATCGATGAGCTCGGTCTTTCTGAAATCGATCGAGCAGTGCTTACGGTTATCATTGAGAAATTCGACGGAGGGCCTGTGGGACTTAACACCATCGCAGCTGCAACTTCGGAAGAAGAAGCCACTATCGAAGAAGTCGTTGAGCCGTACCTTATCCAGCGAGGATTGCTTGATCGCACTGCCCGCGGCCGCACAGCAACTAAAAAAGCCTACGAACATTTGGGATTTGAATATAAAGGCGACGTACAAGAAAAACTCTTATAATATAGTGACCAAATACATTTTAATAGGCGGACAAATTCATAAAGCAGATGACGGAGGCAAGGCATTTTGTGAAGAATTAATTAAAAACGCCACTAATAAACCTATAAAAATTCTTGACTGCCTTTTTGGCCGTGCGAAAGAAGAATGGAAAGAAAAATTTGAAAATGATACGGATTTCTTTTCTAAAAATCTTGAAAGTTTTGAGCTTGCACTTGCGTCACCCGAAAAATTTATTGATCAGATGAAAAATAGTGATGTGATATTTTTCCAAGGTGGTATTCCTGGTATGTTCATGTCGATCCTTAACACAATTCCTAATTGGCAAAATGAACTTGAAGGAAAAGTACTCGTCGGAAGTTCCGGTGGAGCAGATACTATTGTCAAATATTATGGAGTTGGAAAAACTATGAATATTGGCAATGGACTGGGTCTGCTGCCTATCAAATTTATTCCACATTGGAAATCTGATTACGCAAAAGGTTTAAATATCGACTGGGATGCACTCTTAGAGAAATTGAAATCCTATAAAGAAAAACTTGAAACAATAGTATTAAAGGAAGGAGAGTTTTTAGTTTTAAATCAATAAAAAACCCAAACATCTTAGAATGCTTGGGTTCTTGTTAACTTCAAATAATTCAGATTGTTTTGGTATGTATGCCTTTATCTTTAACGGTATATAGAATTTTTGGTTCAATCAAATCTCTGAGCCACCGAGCAGTGCTTGCGAGAAATTCAACTGTTCCAAGGATTTCCTCACTTACATTTTTAAACATATGTTCATCTGTGCGGTTATCATCCCTGAAACTAATTGTAACTTTATTGTCACGTTCAAAGTCGATTGTGACCTCCCTCTCTTGCTTTCTTGCATACTGTTCATTTAACCAAATATAAATAGAACAAGTATTTGGCTCGACCCCCTCTTCGAGGGTTAAATCCATTATTTCCCAATCGAGAATGTACTCTTTTAATTCCGTTTCCAGCAAATAAAGGAGTGTTGAGTTTTTCCGCTGAGCTATTAACTTCTGAATTTTTTTATTAATCATATAATCCAGTTTAATGGTGGACAGAAAAGACGGTACTTATCATCTACTCTGGTCACCACTAAACAATTTCAAAGAACACCATAGCACTTTTAATATTAACA
The Candidatus Nomurabacteria bacterium genome window above contains:
- a CDS encoding type II/IV secretion system protein, translated to MIQFDEDKQNKRLEDLHKLEEEELVKVLAAAKYDIPYIDLSSVTIENEALRMISEPEARKAEVAAFKIAGKTIDVAVRSPVREELASIRDSLEKQNYSVQFFMASHASLEKAWSRYAELSMASASKAGGIDISGEALEEIAEKVHSIKDVAHVVEEVTSESKTHKLSHMLEIILGGAIAIKASDIHIEPEEDHVRLRFRLDGVLEDILTFPHDTNKLLNSRIKLISGLKLTMKSIAQDGRFSIFMKDGTEISMRVSIIPGAYGESVVMRILDPKSIQVKLEDMGIAKRLFELMDREIKKPNGLILLTGPTGSGKTTTLYAFLRRIYSAEIKIITIEDPIEYHLPGITQTQVENNYSFLDGLRAALRQDPDVIMVGEIRDAETAKIAVESALTGHLVFSTLHTNNAGGVIPRLIDLEVNPKIMAAALRLSIAQRLVRKLCPVCKKEHVPTESESTKIKSILTAAVANGKNLTEYGIDPNAPIKLWDPVGCDKCNTTGYKGRMGIYEAIYTDEAVEKIIPLNPSEREIKAAALSQGTLDMKEDGIVKVLLGITSYDEVKSVVDLDEE
- the ruvB gene encoding Holliday junction branch migration DNA helicase RuvB, translating into MSSDSKQPIKSDDHYLDTTLRPNTWDEYIGQNHIKENLQILLRAAHERSHTAEHILFYGPPGLGKTTLAHLIAKETGRQMKTTSGPAIEKVGDLASILTNLSPGDILFIDEIHRLNKMIEEVLYPAMESGILDIIIGKGPSARTIQLDLPPFTLIAATTRVALLSAPLRSRFSGGTFRLEFYTEQEITEIVKRSASILGVTIDEEAIGEIAKRSRFTPRTANYFLKRCRDYAQVHKKDLDKKTVFLALSLLGIDELGLSEIDRAVLTVIIEKFDGGPVGLNTIAAATSEEEATIEEVVEPYLIQRGLLDRTARGRTATKKAYEHLGFEYKGDVQEKLL